A single window of Actinoallomurus bryophytorum DNA harbors:
- the malQ gene encoding 4-alpha-glucanotransferase, producing the protein MNDLNELAAAYGVETSYTDWRRRPANVPPDTIRAVLTALGADVSSADAVRAELERLRVERETRLLPPVVVAYAGEDLPAPAGADLRVGLAGGGEIALVPVGRDGSHRLPADLPLGDHTIHARRGDRTESVPLLVVPARAPDPGRRAWGFMAQLYSVRSRGSWGLGDLADLRALTSWSGQDLGAGFVLVNPLHAGEPSPPIRPSPYLPMSRRFTSPLYLRPQDVPEYAAADPEVRRRVDELAGPVRTRDHTLDELDRDAVWTAKGAALELLYDQPRTAGRASAYEAFRDREGAALTAFATWCALAEAHGADWRRWPSALRDPESAAVAAERDRLAPRVEFHAWLQWLLDEQLGAVQAAARTAGMPIGVIHDLAVGVDPGGADAWAYQDLFAQGITVGAPPDAFNQLGQGWGQPPWHPQRLAASGYAPYREMLRHVLRHAGGVRLDHAMQVFRLWWVPEGAPASEGTYVAYPHDEMLGVLLYEAHRAGAVVVGEDLGTVEDYMREVFADRGVFGTSMAWFERDSGGAPLAPAKWRELCLATVGTHDMPPIEGFLNGDHIALRERLGLLTRPAAEEYAELERWLREWRDLLASLDLDPSGMTAALHAFLARTPSRLVGVSLADAVGERRTQNQPGTTDEYPNWRVPLADAEGHPVLLDDLPSNPRLRAAIEAVRSLPPG; encoded by the coding sequence GTGAACGATCTCAACGAGCTGGCCGCCGCGTACGGCGTCGAGACCTCCTACACCGACTGGCGGAGGCGACCGGCGAACGTCCCACCCGACACGATCAGGGCGGTGCTGACCGCACTGGGTGCGGACGTCTCCTCCGCCGATGCCGTACGCGCGGAGCTGGAGCGGCTCCGCGTCGAACGGGAGACCCGTCTCCTGCCTCCGGTCGTCGTCGCGTACGCGGGAGAGGACCTCCCGGCGCCGGCAGGCGCCGACCTGCGGGTCGGGCTCGCCGGCGGCGGCGAGATCGCCCTCGTCCCGGTCGGCCGGGACGGGAGCCACCGGCTCCCCGCCGACCTCCCCCTCGGCGACCACACGATCCACGCGCGGCGCGGCGACCGCACGGAAAGCGTCCCGCTGCTCGTCGTGCCCGCACGTGCCCCCGATCCGGGCCGGCGCGCGTGGGGCTTCATGGCGCAGCTCTACTCGGTGCGCTCACGCGGCTCGTGGGGGCTCGGCGACCTGGCCGACCTCCGCGCCCTGACGAGCTGGAGCGGGCAGGACCTCGGCGCGGGATTCGTCCTGGTCAACCCGTTGCACGCGGGTGAGCCGTCACCGCCGATCCGCCCGTCGCCGTACCTGCCGATGAGCCGTCGCTTCACCAGCCCGCTGTACCTGCGCCCGCAGGACGTGCCCGAGTACGCCGCGGCCGACCCGGAGGTACGCCGCCGGGTGGACGAGCTCGCCGGCCCGGTACGGACACGCGACCACACTCTCGACGAGCTCGACCGGGACGCGGTGTGGACCGCCAAGGGCGCGGCGCTGGAGCTGCTGTACGACCAGCCACGCACGGCCGGCCGCGCCTCGGCCTACGAGGCGTTCCGCGATCGGGAGGGCGCCGCACTGACGGCGTTCGCGACCTGGTGCGCGCTCGCCGAGGCCCACGGCGCCGACTGGCGCAGGTGGCCGTCCGCGTTGCGCGACCCCGAATCGGCCGCGGTGGCCGCCGAACGCGACCGCCTCGCGCCACGAGTCGAGTTCCACGCCTGGCTGCAGTGGCTGCTCGACGAGCAGCTCGGCGCGGTGCAGGCGGCGGCACGTACGGCGGGCATGCCGATCGGAGTGATCCACGACCTCGCCGTCGGGGTGGACCCGGGCGGCGCGGACGCGTGGGCGTACCAGGACCTGTTCGCCCAGGGCATCACGGTCGGGGCCCCGCCGGACGCGTTCAACCAGCTCGGCCAGGGCTGGGGCCAGCCTCCGTGGCACCCGCAACGGCTCGCGGCCTCGGGCTACGCGCCGTACCGCGAGATGCTGCGGCACGTCCTGCGGCACGCGGGCGGCGTGCGCCTCGACCACGCGATGCAGGTGTTCCGCCTGTGGTGGGTGCCGGAGGGCGCCCCGGCCTCCGAGGGCACGTATGTCGCCTATCCGCACGACGAGATGCTCGGCGTGCTGCTGTACGAGGCCCACCGGGCCGGCGCGGTCGTCGTCGGCGAGGACCTGGGCACGGTCGAGGACTACATGCGCGAGGTGTTCGCGGACCGTGGCGTCTTCGGGACGTCCATGGCCTGGTTCGAACGCGACTCCGGAGGAGCGCCGCTGGCGCCGGCGAAGTGGCGGGAGCTCTGCCTGGCGACGGTCGGCACGCACGACATGCCACCGATCGAGGGATTCCTGAACGGCGACCACATCGCCCTGCGCGAACGCCTGGGCCTGCTGACCCGCCCGGCCGCCGAGGAGTACGCGGAGCTCGAACGCTGGCTGCGGGAGTGGCGTGACCTGCTGGCCTCACTCGACCTGGACCCGTCCGGCATGACCGCGGCCCTGCATGCCTTCCTCGCACGGACACCGTCGCGCCTGGTCGGGGTCTCCCTGGCGGACGCGGTGGGAGAACGCCGCACCCAGAACCAGCCCGGCACGACGGATGAGTACCCGAACTGGCGCGTCCCCCTGGCCGACGCCGAGGGCCACCCGGTCCTGCTCGACGACCTTCCGTCCAACCCGCGTCTGCGCGCCGCCATCGAGGCCGTACGCTCCCTGCCTCCGGGCTGA
- the pepN gene encoding aminopeptidase N, producing MAGNLTREEARDRARLLTVESYNVDLDLTTGPETFVSDTTIRFGCAEPGSSTFVDLHGAKVREVTLNGQSLDASSYDADKGRIPLPRLTATNELRVVADATYSRTGEGLHRFVDPVDKQVYLYTQFETCDAHRMYTCFDQPDLKARFELSVTAPADWQIITNNAADRSEDGRWHFPATPGISTYITALVAGPYHVVRDEYRQGDQTIPLGAYCRASLAEYFDADAIFEVTKQGFDFFRKTFARPYPFDKYDQLFVPEFNAGAMENAGCVTFLEDYVFRSRVTDAAYERRAETILHEMAHMWFGDLVTMRWWDDLWLNESFATFMSVMCEAEATQWTGAWTTFANLWKTWAYRQDQLPSTHPISADIPDIRAVEVNFDGITYAKGASVLKQLVAYVGRDNFISGVRSYFDRHAWGNTSLSDLLDALEETSGRDLTSWSKEWLETAGVNTLRPSYEVGDDGTFTSFAVLQEAPQEHPTLRSHRVAIGLYDRTDAGIVRRKRVELDVVGARTEVPDLLGEARPDLVLVNDDDLTYAKIRLDDHSFATLIDGIGDIGEGLPRALCWSAAWDMCRDAEVAARDYVRLVLSGIRGVTDVSVAQSLLRQARTATRQYADPAWRETGFKLLADAMHDLMTEAEAGSDWQLTYAQAFVSVAASPEHVDYVRGLLDGSVSLDGLVIDTDMRWGLLRRLVLRGAAGEEEIDAELRRDPTAAGERHAAGDRAAVPTAEAKAAAWDRVIAGDLPNAVFRATLGGLVDVDDTELLVPYVEKYFAEIGRVWTSWSSDMSSTFAEVAYPFLVTDQRTVDLTTAYLEEQDPPPALHRLLIEGRDGVSRAMRAQAKDRSAS from the coding sequence TTGGCTGGCAACCTGACGCGGGAAGAGGCGCGCGACCGCGCCCGGCTGCTCACCGTCGAGTCGTACAACGTCGATCTCGACCTGACGACGGGACCGGAGACGTTCGTCTCGGACACCACGATCAGGTTCGGCTGTGCGGAGCCCGGTAGCTCGACGTTCGTGGATCTGCACGGGGCGAAGGTCCGCGAGGTCACCCTCAACGGCCAGAGCCTCGACGCGAGCTCCTACGACGCGGACAAGGGCCGTATCCCGCTTCCGCGACTGACCGCCACCAACGAACTGCGCGTGGTCGCGGACGCGACCTACTCCCGTACCGGCGAGGGACTGCACCGGTTCGTCGACCCGGTCGACAAGCAGGTCTACCTGTACACGCAGTTCGAGACGTGTGACGCGCACCGGATGTACACCTGCTTCGACCAGCCCGACCTCAAGGCGCGCTTCGAGCTGAGCGTGACCGCGCCGGCCGACTGGCAGATCATCACCAACAACGCCGCGGACCGATCCGAGGACGGGCGCTGGCACTTTCCGGCCACGCCCGGCATCTCGACTTACATCACCGCACTGGTGGCCGGGCCGTACCACGTCGTACGCGACGAGTACCGCCAGGGGGACCAGACGATCCCGCTGGGCGCCTACTGCCGCGCCAGCCTCGCCGAGTACTTCGACGCGGACGCGATCTTCGAGGTCACCAAGCAGGGCTTCGACTTCTTCCGCAAGACCTTCGCCCGGCCGTACCCGTTCGACAAGTACGACCAGCTCTTCGTGCCGGAGTTCAACGCGGGCGCGATGGAGAACGCCGGCTGCGTGACGTTCCTGGAGGACTACGTCTTCCGGTCCCGCGTCACCGACGCCGCGTACGAGCGCCGCGCCGAGACGATCCTGCACGAGATGGCGCACATGTGGTTCGGCGACCTCGTCACCATGCGCTGGTGGGACGACCTGTGGCTGAACGAGTCGTTCGCCACGTTCATGAGCGTGATGTGCGAGGCCGAGGCCACCCAGTGGACCGGCGCCTGGACGACGTTCGCGAACCTGTGGAAGACCTGGGCGTACCGCCAGGACCAGCTTCCGTCGACACACCCGATCTCCGCCGACATTCCTGACATCCGCGCGGTCGAGGTCAACTTCGACGGCATCACCTACGCCAAGGGCGCGAGCGTCCTGAAGCAGCTCGTCGCCTACGTCGGGCGCGACAACTTCATCAGCGGCGTGCGCAGCTACTTCGACCGGCACGCGTGGGGCAACACCTCGCTGTCGGACCTGCTGGACGCGCTGGAGGAGACCTCCGGCCGGGACCTGACGTCCTGGTCGAAGGAGTGGCTGGAGACCGCCGGCGTCAACACGCTGCGCCCCTCGTACGAGGTCGGCGACGATGGGACCTTCACGTCGTTCGCGGTGCTGCAGGAGGCTCCGCAGGAACACCCGACCCTGCGCTCGCACCGCGTCGCGATCGGCCTGTACGACCGCACCGACGCGGGGATCGTCCGGCGCAAGCGGGTCGAGCTGGACGTCGTCGGCGCCCGTACGGAGGTGCCGGACCTGCTCGGCGAGGCACGTCCCGACCTGGTGCTGGTCAACGACGACGACCTCACCTACGCCAAGATCCGGCTCGACGACCACTCGTTCGCCACCCTCATCGACGGCATCGGCGACATCGGCGAGGGACTCCCCCGCGCGCTGTGCTGGTCCGCCGCGTGGGACATGTGCCGCGACGCCGAGGTGGCCGCGCGCGACTACGTACGCCTCGTGCTGTCGGGCATCCGCGGCGTCACCGACGTGTCGGTGGCCCAGTCGCTGCTGCGGCAGGCGCGGACGGCCACGCGGCAGTACGCCGATCCGGCATGGCGCGAGACCGGCTTCAAGCTGCTCGCCGACGCGATGCACGACCTGATGACCGAGGCCGAGGCGGGCTCGGACTGGCAGCTCACCTACGCCCAGGCGTTCGTGTCGGTGGCGGCCTCGCCGGAGCACGTGGACTACGTCCGCGGGCTGCTGGACGGCTCGGTCTCCCTCGACGGTCTGGTCATCGACACGGACATGCGCTGGGGTCTGCTGCGCCGCCTCGTCCTGCGCGGTGCCGCCGGCGAGGAGGAGATCGACGCCGAGCTGCGGCGCGACCCGACCGCGGCGGGCGAGCGCCACGCCGCGGGCGACCGCGCGGCGGTGCCGACGGCGGAGGCCAAGGCCGCCGCGTGGGACCGCGTCATCGCCGGCGACCTGCCGAACGCCGTGTTCCGCGCCACCCTCGGCGGGCTGGTCGACGTGGACGACACCGAGCTCCTGGTGCCCTACGTCGAAAAGTACTTCGCCGAGATCGGCCGGGTCTGGACGTCGTGGTCCAGTGACATGTCCAGCACGTTCGCCGAGGTCGCCTACCCGTTCCTGGTCACCGACCAGCGCACGGTGGACCTCACCACCGCCTACCTCGAGGAGCAGGACCCGCCGCCGGCGCTGCACCGGCTGCTGATCGAGGGCCGCGACGGCGTCTCCCGTGCGATGCGGGCGCAGGCCAAGGACCGTTCTGCGAGCTGA
- a CDS encoding DsbA family protein gives MAVAERTPVDFWFDPRCPWAWITSRWILEVEKLRPIEVRWHVMSLSVLNEGRDLSEHYQKSMAEAWGPVRVCIAAQEKYGTQVLGSLYTELGTRFHNEQVPLSREAVEDALEAAGLDRALADAADTDQYDTALRASHKDGMDRVGYEVGTPVISVEGASFFGPVISPIPRGEAAAKLWDGVRLVAGTDGFFELKRSRTRKPIFD, from the coding sequence GTGGCCGTCGCCGAACGCACGCCCGTGGATTTCTGGTTCGACCCCCGATGCCCGTGGGCCTGGATCACCTCACGGTGGATTCTCGAGGTGGAGAAGCTCCGCCCGATCGAGGTCCGCTGGCACGTCATGAGCCTCTCGGTGCTCAATGAGGGCCGGGACCTGTCGGAGCACTACCAAAAGTCCATGGCCGAGGCATGGGGTCCGGTGCGCGTCTGCATCGCGGCACAGGAGAAGTACGGGACGCAGGTGCTCGGCAGCCTCTACACCGAGCTCGGCACACGCTTCCACAACGAGCAGGTGCCGCTGAGCCGAGAGGCGGTCGAGGACGCCCTGGAGGCGGCCGGGCTGGACCGAGCGCTCGCGGACGCGGCCGACACCGACCAGTACGACACGGCGCTGCGCGCCTCGCACAAAGACGGCATGGACCGGGTCGGCTACGAGGTCGGCACGCCGGTGATCTCGGTGGAGGGCGCGTCGTTCTTCGGCCCGGTCATCTCCCCGATCCCGCGCGGCGAGGCCGCCGCGAAGCTGTGGGACGGCGTACGCCTGGTCGCCGGGACGGACGGCTTCTTCGAGCTCAAGCGCAGCCGTACCCGCAAGCCGATCTTCGACTGA
- a CDS encoding HoxN/HupN/NixA family nickel/cobalt transporter, which produces MSPRRDAPATGDPGPRSGTRLGQAEWGRLAGMTGFVALLHAVGWGLLLFLIIPGHYHLGDGKLFGVGIALTAYTLGMRHAFDADHLAAIDNTTRKLMSDGQRPLSVGFWFSLGHSSVVFTACVLLGLGIKALSNGISDDHSGLHTITGTIGPTVSGTFLGVIAIINLVILLGILKVFREMRSGVYDEAALEEQLNNRGFMNRLLGRFTRAITKPWQMYPLGFLFGLGFDTATEVALLALAGSAASASSLPWYAVLCLPIIFAAGMSLWDTIDGTFMNFAYGWAFSNPVRKIFYNIVLTGVSVAFAFVIGGTELLQVAQDRFGLHGTFWDWVAGLDLNTAGFVITGVLLVMWVGALAVWKFGRIEQRWSAALRDSEGC; this is translated from the coding sequence ATGTCCCCCAGACGTGATGCTCCCGCCACAGGAGACCCAGGACCACGCTCCGGCACACGCCTCGGCCAGGCCGAATGGGGACGGCTGGCCGGCATGACCGGTTTCGTGGCGCTCCTGCACGCGGTCGGGTGGGGACTCCTGCTGTTCCTCATCATTCCCGGCCACTATCACCTGGGCGACGGAAAGCTGTTCGGCGTCGGGATCGCCCTGACCGCGTACACGCTCGGCATGCGGCACGCGTTCGACGCCGACCACCTCGCGGCGATCGACAACACCACCCGCAAGCTCATGTCCGACGGTCAGCGGCCACTCTCGGTCGGCTTCTGGTTCTCGCTCGGGCACTCCTCGGTGGTCTTCACCGCGTGCGTGCTGCTCGGCCTCGGCATCAAGGCGCTGTCCAACGGCATCTCCGATGACCACTCGGGCCTGCACACGATCACCGGCACGATCGGCCCGACCGTCTCGGGCACCTTCCTCGGCGTCATCGCCATCATCAACCTGGTGATCCTGCTCGGCATCCTCAAGGTCTTCCGCGAGATGCGCAGCGGCGTCTACGACGAGGCCGCGCTGGAGGAGCAGCTCAACAACCGCGGTTTCATGAACCGCCTGCTCGGCCGCTTCACCCGGGCGATCACCAAGCCGTGGCAGATGTACCCGCTGGGCTTCCTGTTCGGGCTCGGCTTCGACACCGCGACCGAGGTGGCCCTGCTCGCGCTCGCGGGCTCGGCGGCGAGCGCGAGCTCCCTGCCCTGGTACGCCGTGCTCTGCCTGCCGATCATCTTCGCCGCCGGCATGTCGCTGTGGGACACCATCGACGGCACGTTCATGAACTTCGCGTACGGCTGGGCGTTCTCCAACCCCGTGCGCAAGATCTTCTACAACATCGTGCTGACCGGTGTCTCGGTGGCGTTCGCCTTCGTCATCGGCGGAACCGAGCTGCTGCAGGTCGCCCAGGACCGGTTCGGCCTGCACGGGACCTTCTGGGACTGGGTCGCCGGCCTGGACCTGAACACCGCCGGGTTCGTCATCACCGGCGTGCTGCTGGTCATGTGGGTCGGCGCGCTGGCCGTGTGGAAGTTCGGCCGCATCGAGCAGCGCTGGTCGGCCGCCCTGCGCGACTCCGAAGGCTGCTGA
- a CDS encoding aldehyde dehydrogenase family protein, with the protein MRDVIYVGGAWADSSTSETIDVVNPATEEVIDRVPAGTAADVDRAVAAARRAQPGWEATPPAERAAHLRAVLDGLKARQEDLATLIATDLGAPYQLALKVHVGTPIAVLSGILNVLETYDFAGRPCGNSLVVREPVGVVGAITPWNYPLHQVVAKVAPALAAGCTVVLKPSEVAPLAAYALADIIDEAGLPAGVFNLVSGLGPLVGEAIASHEGVDMVSFTGSTRAGKRVAELAARSVKRVALELGGKSPNLILPDAELPVAVKVGVAKAYVNSGQTCNALTRMLVHSADYEEAVELAVKAAERYTPGDPFAEESRLGPLASRAQLDRVRGYVDRGVEEGARLVTGGVETTLSRGYYVLPTVFADVTPSMTIAREEIFGPVLVILAYEDEDEAVRIANDTPYGLAAGVWAGDRDHAVAVGRRLKAGQIEINGGRFNPVAPFGGFKQSGIGRELGLHGLEEFLEIKSLQL; encoded by the coding sequence ATGCGCGATGTGATTTATGTGGGCGGTGCCTGGGCGGACTCCTCGACCTCGGAGACCATCGACGTGGTCAACCCGGCGACCGAGGAGGTCATCGACCGGGTTCCCGCCGGCACGGCGGCCGACGTCGACCGTGCCGTGGCCGCCGCACGCCGGGCGCAGCCCGGGTGGGAGGCGACCCCTCCGGCCGAGCGGGCCGCTCACCTGAGAGCGGTCCTCGACGGCCTGAAGGCGCGGCAGGAGGACCTCGCGACCCTCATCGCCACCGACCTCGGCGCGCCGTACCAGCTCGCCCTGAAGGTGCACGTCGGCACGCCGATCGCGGTACTGAGCGGCATCCTCAACGTCCTGGAGACCTACGACTTCGCCGGACGGCCATGCGGTAACTCGCTCGTCGTCCGTGAGCCGGTGGGCGTGGTCGGCGCGATCACGCCGTGGAACTACCCGCTGCACCAGGTCGTCGCCAAGGTCGCGCCGGCGCTCGCCGCCGGGTGCACCGTCGTGCTGAAGCCGAGCGAGGTCGCGCCGCTCGCGGCGTACGCGCTCGCCGACATCATCGACGAGGCGGGGCTGCCGGCCGGCGTGTTCAACCTCGTGTCGGGGCTCGGCCCGCTCGTCGGCGAGGCGATCGCCTCGCACGAGGGAGTCGACATGGTGTCGTTCACCGGGTCCACACGCGCCGGCAAGCGCGTCGCCGAGCTCGCCGCGCGGTCGGTCAAGCGGGTCGCGCTGGAGCTCGGCGGCAAGTCGCCCAACCTCATCCTGCCCGACGCCGAGCTGCCGGTCGCGGTCAAGGTCGGCGTCGCCAAGGCGTACGTCAACTCCGGGCAGACCTGCAACGCCCTCACCCGGATGCTCGTGCACAGCGCGGACTACGAGGAGGCGGTGGAGCTCGCCGTCAAGGCGGCCGAGCGCTACACGCCGGGCGACCCGTTCGCCGAGGAGAGCCGGCTCGGCCCGCTCGCCTCCCGCGCCCAGCTCGACCGCGTACGCGGCTATGTCGACCGCGGCGTCGAGGAGGGCGCGCGGCTCGTCACCGGCGGCGTCGAGACCACCCTGAGCCGCGGCTACTACGTCCTGCCGACCGTCTTCGCCGACGTCACGCCCTCCATGACCATCGCCCGCGAGGAGATCTTCGGGCCGGTCCTGGTGATCCTCGCGTACGAGGACGAGGACGAGGCCGTGCGCATCGCCAACGACACGCCGTACGGCCTGGCCGCCGGAGTCTGGGCGGGCGACCGGGACCACGCGGTCGCGGTCGGGCGGCGGCTGAAGGCCGGCCAGATCGAGATCAACGGCGGCCGGTTCAACCCGGTCGCGCCGTTCGGCGGCTTCAAGCAGTCGGGGATCGGCCGCGAGCTGGGCCTCCACGGGCTGGAGGAGTTCCTCGAGATCAAGTCGTTGCAGCTCTGA
- a CDS encoding ribose-5-phosphate isomerase: MHVYLGSDHAGYELKQHLVEWLAAHGHEAIDCGPPAYDADDDYPPYVMQAAARTVADPGSLGIVIGGSGNGEAIAANKVPGVRAALAWNEQTARLGREHNDANVISVGARMHTADEATRFVEIFLGTPFSGVERHSRRIAMLTAYEETGLLPEPPA, translated from the coding sequence ATGCACGTCTATCTCGGTTCCGACCACGCGGGGTACGAGCTCAAGCAGCACCTGGTCGAGTGGCTCGCCGCGCACGGCCACGAGGCGATCGATTGCGGCCCGCCCGCCTATGACGCCGACGACGACTACCCGCCGTACGTCATGCAGGCCGCGGCCAGGACGGTGGCCGACCCCGGCTCGCTGGGCATCGTCATCGGCGGCTCCGGCAACGGCGAGGCCATCGCGGCCAACAAGGTCCCCGGCGTACGCGCGGCGCTGGCCTGGAACGAGCAGACCGCCCGGCTGGGCCGGGAGCACAACGACGCCAACGTGATCAGCGTCGGCGCCCGCATGCACACCGCCGACGAGGCGACGCGTTTCGTCGAGATCTTCCTCGGCACGCCGTTCTCGGGCGTCGAACGTCACTCACGGCGCATCGCGATGCTCACCGCGTACGAGGAGACCGGGCTGCTTCCCGAACCCCCCGCCTGA